A region from the Acyrthosiphon pisum isolate AL4f chromosome A1, pea_aphid_22Mar2018_4r6ur, whole genome shotgun sequence genome encodes:
- the LOC100576069 gene encoding mucin-2-like: MSKSNYTNYNVSSHNISNVVTTTTTAPTTIILTTSEPTPIIKILPTTKDRHPLWISRSKKGRIRRRKYKEQHGIPTRPYPTTTILSPSTISPTTICPNTKPEAIMTPVNTNNETTTPMSSTTTFRTKIPPAQSTISPTTMFPETKTLEIMTPVNSNTASTTTIAPTTIIPTITLTNPTTEIQTITAEIFPDTKTLATMTSVISNTETTTMASTTPFLTTIPPAQSTISPTTMFPETNTQITNTPIISDIATTTMVLTTTSAMSQTTRMKHPLRISKSQKRRIRRRKYKEQHGIPTRPYPTTTILSPSTISPTTICPNTKPEAIITPVNTNNETTTPMSSTTTFRTKIPPAQSTISPTTMFPKTKTQEIMTPVNSNTASTTTMAPTTIIPTITLTNPTTEIQTITAEIFPDTKIPAISNTGTTTMVSTTAFINTTTLAPSIISPITILSERKTPVTIAPIISNAATTTTFKASITTIAMSPTTMAQHPLYKSKLQNKRRLRRKYNEQTIIALTKIYLTTTTPSLSTISPTTFFLDTKTSVNSNTVTTTTMAQTEINTSITLTTSTKQIPTIPSKICIYTTTSTTMTPVITNTETTSIASTTTFLTTTRPLSSTMTPTTMFPDSKTQTEITSVSSNTVNITAITPTIIMKTTAAKTNPSKKPSITRNRHSLWISKERKRRMFRNKYNKQKIMPSTKELLSITTPSSSTRSPTTMFPETKTLEIMTPVNSNTASTTTIAPTTIIPTITLTNPTTEIQTITAEIFPDTKTLATMTSVISNTETTTMASTTPFLTTIPPAQSTISPTTMFPETNTQITNTPIISDIATTTMVSTTTSAMSQTTRMEHPLYLSKIQKRTMLKRKYYEQKYMASAKTFLTTTTPLPSTISSNTLFPDTEKTEIMTPEMSNNKTTTSMSSATTFRTTKISTPSTMSTSCSMFPDAKTPPTMTPDISNTVATTTMAPTIIIQTTTTPTPSKISPTTRIRWFDLIDEMDLFNGEPDQTMIVPITTTTRSVSPITIFPETKTPVTITSITSNTATKTMTTTIRNQTTTPRRFPTTIPRRFPTTTPRIFLTKTTSIPSTMSPTTIISDTTMPATSTTATITMASTSTSEMAPITKTSIPLELSKSQKRRLKKRIFKQNNMPIPKTFPATTITTTPTTTMTTTPTTTPPIIPTTIQPTTMFPDTTTLTTTAPVQFQMPQQNHQFYLSQHLQRHQHQVQNHQQQYFQIQQHQQRQCFQTLQQQRRWLPPQQFYQQQYQHQVQNHQQQYFQIQQNQCFQTLQQQQRWPPPQQFYQQQYQHQVQNHQSQFFQTQYNQQQ; the protein is encoded by the coding sequence ATGTCCAAGTCCAACTACACCAACTACAATGTTTCGAGTCACAACATTTCAAATGTTGTAACAACCACAACGACAGCTCCAACTACAATAATTTTGACTACATCAGAACCAAcaccaataattaaaatactaccAACTACAAAGGATCGACACCCATTATGGATTAGCAGAAGTAAAAAGGGAAGAATTCGAAGGCGTAAATATAAAGAACAGCATGGTATACCTACGAGACCATATCCGACCACAACAATACTATCGCCAAGTACAATTTCACCAACCACAATTTGTCCAAACACAAAACCAGAAGCAATAATGACACCAGTTAATACAAACAATGAAACAACAACACCTATGTCATCAACCACAACATTTCGAACTAAAATTCCACCAGCACAAAGTACAATTTCACCAACTACAATGTTTCCAGAAACAAAAACCCTGGAAATAATGACACCAGTGAATTCAAACACTGCATCAACAACAACGATTGCACCAACCACAATAATTCCAACTATAACTCTGACAAATCCAACTACAGAAATACAAACAATCACAGCTGAAATATTTCCAGACACAAAAACACTAGCAACAATGACATCTGTAATTTCAAACACTGAAACAACGACCATGGCATCAACCACACCATTTCTAACTACAATTCCACCAGCACAAAGTACAATTTCACCAACTACAATGTTTCCTGAAACAAACACTCAAATCACAAACACACCAATAATTTCAGACATTGCAACTACAACTATGGTATTAACCACAACAAGTGCAATGTCTCAAACCACAAGGATGAAACACCCATTACGAATTAGCAAAAGTCAAAAGAGAAGAATTCGAAGGCGTAAATATAAAGAACAGCATGGTATACCAACGAGACCATATCCAACCACAACAATACTATCGCCAAGTACAATTTCACCAACCACAATTTGTCCAAACACAAAACCAGAAGCAATAATAACACCAGTAAATACAAACAATGAAACAACAACACCTATGTCATCAACCACAACATTTCGGACTAAAATTCCACCAGCACAAAGTACAATTTCACCAACTACAATGTTTCCAAAAACAAAAACCCAAGAAATAATGACACCAGTAAATTCAAACACTGCATCAACAACAACGATGGCACCAACCACAATAATTCCAACTATAACTCTGACAAATCCAACTACAGAAATACAAACAATCACAGCTGAAATATTTCCAGACACAAAAATACCAGCAATTTCAAACACTGGAACGACGACTATGGTATCAACCACAGcatttataaatacaacaaCACTAGCACCAAGTATAATTTCACCAATTACAATTCTTTCAGAAAGAAAAACTCCAGTGACAATAGCACCAATAATTTCAAACGctgcaacaacaacaacatttaAGGCATCAATCACAACAATTGCAATGTCTCCTACCACAATGGCTCAACACCCATTATATAAAAgcaaactacaaaataaaagaaGGTTAAGGAGAAAATACAATGAACAGACAATTATCGCATTGACCAAAATATATCTAACTACAACAACACCATCATTAAGTACAATATCACCAACCACATTTTTTCTAGACACAAAAACATCAGTTAATTCAAATACtgtaacaacaacaacaatggcacaaacagaaataaatacatcaataaCTCTGACAACGTCAACTAAACAAATACCAACCATTccatctaaaatatgtatatacactacTACATCAACAACAATGACACCAGTAATTACAAACACTGAAACAACGTCTATAGCATCAACCACAACATTTCTAACAACAACAAGACCGTTATCAAGTACAATGACGCCAACTACAATGTTCCCAGACTCAAAAACACAAACAGAAATAACTTCAGTATCATCAAATACTGTAAACATAACAGCGATAACACCAACCATAATAATGAAAACTACAGCAGCTAAAACAAACCCAAGTAAAAAACCATCAATCACAAGGAATCGACACTCATTATGGATTAGCAAAGAACGAAAGAGAAGAATGTTTaggaacaaatataataaacagaaaATTATGCCATCAACTAAAGAATTGCTATCTATAACAACACCATCATCAAGTACAAGATCACCAACCACGATGTTTCCAGAAACAAAAACCCTGGAAATAATGACACCAGTGAATTCAAACACTGCATCAACAACAACGATTGCACCAACCACAATAATTCCAACTATAACTCTGACAAATCCAACTACAGAAATACAAACAATCACAGCTGAAATATTTCCAGACACAAAAACACTAGCAACAATGACATCTGTAATTTCAAACACTGAAACAACGACCATGGCATCAACCACACCATTTCTAACTACAATTCCACCAGCACAAAGTACAATTTCACCAACTACAATGTTTCCTGAAACAAACACTCAAATCACAAACACACCAATAATTTCAGACATTGCAACTACAACTATGGTATCAACCACAACAAGTGCAATGTCTCAAACTACAAGGATGGAACACCCATTATATTTAAGCAAAATACAAAAGAGAACTATGTTAAAGCGAAAATACTATGAACAGAAATATATGGCATCAGCTAAAACATTTCTAACTACAACAACACCATTACCAAGTACAATATCATCAAACACATTGTTTCCAGACACAGAAAAAACAGAAATAATGACACCAGAAATGTCAAACAATAAAACAACAACATCTATGTCATCAGCCACAACATTTCGAACTACAAAAATATCAACACCAAGTACAATGTCAACCAGCTGCTCTATGTTTCCAGACGCAAAAACCCCACCAACAATGACACCAGATATTTCAAATACTGTGGCAACAACAACGATGGCACCAACCATCATAATTCAAACTACAACAACACCAACACCAAGTAAAATATCACCAACCACAAGGATTCGGTGGTTTGATCTAATTGATGAAATGGATCTGTTCAACGGCGAACCTGACCAAACAATGATAGTGCCAATCACAACAACAACACGTAGTGTGTCACCAATTACAATATTTCCAGAAACTAAAACTCCAGTCACAATAACATCAATAACTTCTAACACTGCTACAAAAACTATGACAACAACCATAAGAAATCAAACTACAACACCCAGAAGATTCCCAACTACAATACCCAGAAGATTTCCAACTACAACACCCAGAATATTTCTAACTAAAACAACGTCAATACCAAGTACCATGTCCCCAACCACAATAATTTCGGATACAACAATGCCAGCAACATCAACCACTGCAACAATAACTATGGCATCAACCTCAACAAGTGAAATGGCACCTATCACAAAGACTTCAATCCCGTTAGAGTTAAGCAAATCACAAAAGAGAAGGTTGAAAAAGCGAATATTCAAACAGAATAACATGCCAATACCCAAAACATTTCCAGCTACAACAATTACGACCACGCCAACTACAACAATGACGACCACGCCAACTACAACACCACCAATTATTCCAACTACAATACAGCCAACTACAATGTTTCCAGACACAACAACATTAACAACAACCGCACCAGTACAATTTCAAATGCCGCAACAAAATCATCAATTTTACCTATCACAACATCTCCAACGACACCAACACCAAGTACAAAATCACCAACAACAGTATTTCCAAATACAACAACACCAACAACGCCAATGTTTTCAAACACTGCAACAACAACGGCGATGGCTCCCACCACAACAATTCTATCAACAACAATACCAACACCAAGTACAAAATCACCAACAACAGTATTTCCAAATACAACAAAACCAATGTTTTCAAACACTGCAACAACAACAGCGATGGCCCCCACCACAACAATTCTATCAACAACAATACCAACACCAAGTACAAAATCACCAATCACAGTTTTTCCAGACACAATATAACCAGCAACAATGA